One segment of Stenotrophomonas sp. SAU14A_NAIMI4_8 DNA contains the following:
- a CDS encoding aspartate aminotransferase family protein, translating to MKNPAIDPHALATQRPESLDAYWMPFTANRQYKGAPRMLVRAAGMHYEDVDGRSILDGTAGLWCCNAGHARPGIIKAIADQAATLDYAPGFQMGSPPAFALAQRLAALAPASLNHVFLTSSGSEAVDTAMKIVLAHHRLRGEGQRTRFISREKGYHGVGFGGMALGGLPNNRKQFGLQLGGVDYLRHTLDLERNAFSKGLPRQGAELADDLERLVALHDPSTIAAVFVEPVAGSAGVILPAPGYLQRLREICDQHGILLVFDEVITGFGRVGMPFAAQRFGVTPDLLTFAKGASNGAVPLGGVLVSDTVHASFMQGPAQAIELFHGYTYSGHPLACAAALATLDIYAEERLFERAIELGEYWQERLHALQGLPNVIDIRNFGLVGAVELAPRRDAPGSRGYEVFRRCFHDGRLLVRCTGDIIALSPPLIVDKPQIDQITAILGEMIRATA from the coding sequence ATGAAGAATCCCGCGATCGACCCGCACGCGCTGGCGACCCAGCGCCCCGAATCGCTCGATGCGTACTGGATGCCGTTCACCGCCAACCGTCAGTACAAGGGTGCGCCACGCATGCTGGTGCGCGCGGCCGGCATGCACTACGAAGATGTGGACGGGCGCAGCATCCTGGATGGCACGGCCGGCCTGTGGTGCTGCAACGCCGGCCACGCCCGTCCCGGCATCATCAAGGCCATCGCCGACCAGGCCGCCACGCTGGACTACGCGCCTGGCTTCCAGATGGGGTCGCCACCGGCCTTCGCCCTGGCCCAGCGCCTGGCCGCACTGGCCCCGGCCAGCCTGAACCATGTGTTCCTGACCAGTTCCGGCTCGGAAGCGGTGGATACCGCGATGAAGATCGTGCTGGCCCACCACCGCCTGCGCGGCGAAGGCCAGCGCACCCGCTTCATCAGCCGCGAGAAGGGCTACCACGGGGTGGGCTTCGGCGGCATGGCGCTGGGCGGACTGCCCAACAACCGCAAACAGTTCGGCCTGCAACTGGGCGGCGTGGACTACCTGCGGCACACCCTGGACCTGGAGCGCAACGCCTTCAGCAAGGGCCTGCCGCGGCAGGGCGCCGAACTGGCCGATGACCTGGAACGGCTGGTCGCCCTGCACGACCCGTCCACCATTGCCGCGGTGTTCGTCGAGCCGGTGGCCGGCTCGGCCGGGGTGATCCTGCCCGCCCCCGGCTACCTGCAGCGGCTGCGCGAGATCTGCGACCAGCACGGCATCCTGCTGGTGTTCGACGAAGTGATCACCGGCTTTGGGCGGGTCGGCATGCCCTTCGCGGCACAGCGCTTCGGGGTCACCCCGGACCTGCTGACCTTCGCCAAGGGCGCCAGCAACGGCGCCGTGCCGCTGGGCGGGGTGCTGGTCAGCGATACGGTGCATGCCAGCTTCATGCAGGGACCTGCGCAGGCCATCGAACTGTTCCACGGCTATACGTATTCGGGCCACCCGCTGGCCTGTGCAGCGGCCCTGGCTACGCTGGACATCTACGCCGAAGAACGGCTGTTCGAACGCGCCATCGAGCTGGGCGAGTACTGGCAGGAACGCCTGCACGCGCTGCAGGGCCTGCCCAACGTGATCGACATCCGCAACTTCGGCCTGGTCGGTGCGGTGGAGCTGGCGCCGCGCCGCGATGCCCCCGGCAGCCGTGGCTACGAGGTGTTCCGGCGCTGCTTCCACGATGGCCGGCTGCTGGTGCGCTGCACCGGCGACATCATCGCGCTGTCGCCGCCGCTGATCGTGGACAAGCCGCAGATCGACCAGATCACCGCCATCCTGGGCGAGATGATCCGGGCCACCGCCTGA
- a CDS encoding DUF445 family protein has protein sequence MTSAIDPRRAQLRRLKALALGLLLLMLAGFAVSHWQGERGIWAWVSAFCEAAAVGALADWFAVVALFRRPMGLPIPHTAIIPRSKERIGDSLALFVRDQFLEPGVLLARLQVFDPASRLGSWLAEPERARMLADMARGWALQALDFFDEGAVRRQLHGFVVQQLRQWNAAATAGELLALLTADGRHQRVLDEGLQRLGRWLEQPEVKERASQLIVRYIQREWPTLSSTVNWVKPIDEIGDSLAERLARAVLEELQQVLAEPQHPLRQDYETWLQNYVQRLRDDPALAERIEQLKQEMIDHPALQEYVQGLWSRIHATLRADLQREDSALVGHLQRSLASLGQTLQADPALRDALNQHLLEGAQRLTGRLREGVTSHIAQTVKGWDERHLVGQLELSVGRDLQFIRFNGTLVGGLIGLLLHAATVVFRF, from the coding sequence ATGACGTCTGCCATCGATCCGCGCCGCGCCCAGCTGCGGCGCCTGAAAGCCCTGGCCCTGGGCCTGCTGCTGCTGATGCTGGCCGGTTTCGCGGTCAGCCACTGGCAGGGTGAACGGGGCATCTGGGCCTGGGTGTCGGCCTTCTGCGAAGCGGCCGCGGTGGGCGCGCTGGCCGACTGGTTCGCGGTGGTCGCGCTGTTCCGGCGGCCAATGGGGCTGCCCATTCCGCATACCGCCATCATTCCGCGCAGCAAGGAACGCATCGGTGACAGCCTGGCGCTGTTCGTGCGCGACCAGTTCCTGGAACCGGGCGTGCTGCTGGCCCGCCTGCAGGTGTTCGACCCGGCCAGCCGCCTGGGCAGTTGGCTGGCCGAACCCGAACGCGCGCGCATGCTGGCCGACATGGCCCGCGGCTGGGCCCTGCAGGCGCTGGATTTCTTCGATGAAGGCGCGGTGCGCCGGCAGCTGCATGGATTCGTGGTGCAGCAGCTGCGGCAGTGGAACGCGGCGGCCACCGCCGGCGAACTGCTGGCCCTGCTGACTGCCGATGGCCGCCACCAGCGCGTGCTGGACGAAGGGCTGCAGCGGTTAGGCCGCTGGCTGGAACAGCCAGAGGTGAAAGAACGCGCCTCGCAGCTGATCGTGCGCTACATCCAGCGCGAGTGGCCCACGCTGTCCAGCACGGTGAACTGGGTGAAGCCGATCGACGAGATCGGCGACAGCCTGGCCGAGCGGTTGGCGAGGGCCGTACTGGAGGAACTGCAGCAGGTACTGGCCGAGCCGCAGCATCCGCTGCGCCAGGATTACGAGACCTGGCTGCAGAACTACGTGCAGCGCCTGCGCGATGATCCGGCGCTGGCCGAGCGCATCGAACAGCTGAAGCAGGAAATGATCGACCACCCTGCCCTGCAGGAGTACGTGCAGGGCCTGTGGTCGCGCATCCACGCCACGCTGCGCGCCGACCTGCAGCGCGAGGATTCGGCGCTGGTGGGGCATCTGCAGCGCAGCCTGGCCTCGCTGGGGCAGACCCTGCAGGCCGACCCGGCCCTGCGCGATGCGCTGAACCAGCATCTGCTGGAAGGTGCGCAGCGCTTGACCGGGCGCCTGCGCGAAGGGGTGACCAGCCACATCGCGCAGACGGTGAAGGGCTGGGACGAGCGCCACCTGGTGGGACAGCTGGAACTGAGCGTGGGCCGCGACCTGCAGTTCATCCGGTTCAACGGCACCCTGGTGGGCGGGCTGATCGGGCTGCTGCTGCATGCCGCCACAGTGGTATTCCGGTTCTGA
- a CDS encoding plasmid replication/partition related protein: MDIVVKEELKAYIDPLTADEHDALERSILAEGCRDALVLWGDVLVDGHNRFGICQKHGLPFNTVQNTRFQSMEDVHLWMIEQHLGRRSVSDFQRGVLALRKRDILSARKQVEQAQLQRESDGTAEPADDTGEDSPPWEPAPKVSRAELAREAKLSTSQVGMIERIHAQAAAEVVEAVKAGVISISAAAAVADLPEEEQRAAAAGGKDELKQAAKRVRESKRKPRAPKPEPAEMDFEEPSDDEVASRDAEVLSALEQLGEDAPALRRRVVALTRENDTLRAQLAALRKQLEAL, encoded by the coding sequence ATGGACATCGTCGTCAAAGAAGAACTGAAGGCCTACATCGACCCGCTTACCGCCGATGAACACGACGCGCTGGAGCGCAGCATCCTGGCCGAAGGCTGCCGCGATGCGCTGGTGCTGTGGGGCGATGTGCTGGTGGATGGCCACAACCGTTTCGGCATCTGCCAGAAGCACGGCCTGCCGTTCAACACCGTGCAGAACACCCGCTTCCAGAGCATGGAAGACGTACACCTGTGGATGATCGAGCAGCACCTGGGCCGCCGCAGCGTGTCCGACTTCCAGCGCGGCGTGCTGGCCCTGCGCAAGCGTGACATCCTGTCCGCACGCAAGCAGGTGGAACAGGCGCAGCTGCAGCGCGAAAGCGATGGCACCGCCGAGCCGGCCGATGACACGGGCGAAGACAGCCCGCCGTGGGAACCGGCACCGAAGGTCAGCCGCGCCGAGCTGGCCCGCGAAGCCAAGCTGAGCACCAGCCAGGTGGGCATGATCGAGCGCATCCACGCCCAGGCCGCGGCTGAAGTGGTGGAGGCGGTGAAGGCCGGGGTGATTTCGATCAGCGCGGCCGCCGCCGTGGCCGACCTGCCGGAAGAAGAGCAGCGCGCGGCTGCGGCCGGTGGCAAGGACGAGCTGAAGCAGGCCGCCAAGCGCGTGCGCGAATCCAAGCGCAAGCCGCGCGCGCCGAAGCCCGAACCGGCCGAGATGGATTTTGAAGAGCCCAGCGACGACGAGGTTGCCAGCCGCGATGCCGAGGTGCTGTCGGCGCTGGAGCAGCTGGGCGAAGACGCGCCGGCCCTGCGCCGCCGGGTGGTGGCGCTGACCCGCGAGAACGACACCCTGCGCGCGCAGCTGGCCGCGCTGCGAAAGCAGCTGGAAGCCCTGTAA
- a CDS encoding TonB-dependent siderophore receptor: MSKPNVPVVSPLALALAMLLCAPLAHADVPADADARTLDTVKVTADGEIQNSYTVKNTRSATKLDLSLRETPQSVTVITRQRLDDMGLFSLSDVMGQVTGVTVSVTDSERINYVSRGYTIENFQIDGMLNTFGGSIKTNTDNVIYERIEVIRGATGLTTGAGDPSGTISMVRKRPTDTVQMGANLILGRWGNQRMEVDLGGPIAWDGRIRARVVAAKQQSDSFRDVYKLDKDVFYGIVQADLTDSTLFELGYEYQSPRTTGVTWGVVPYWGADGNPANLPRSTNLSASWSSWPMVEKTTFARLEQQLGNGWSLKGNVTHAVRDTDGSVWYGAAGNPRPDGTGVTAYVSHFNEHSTMDVFDVNVGGPFQLFGREHELVFGLGQAVRKGESEATSFDTSAPGYMQVADWRHWTGDVPVLPVTRYGRLASENELRQRAAYVAARLRLADPLLAVVGARYGSWETRQWAYGYDANGNRNRTTRTGYKPDDTLTPYAGLVYDFNDIFSGYVSYTDIFKPQNYRDRNGNYLEPVVGDMYEAGVKAEFFGGLLNASAAVFEGKQDNVAEIDDSVPLNSLPDGGQAYRSTGQGNKVKGWEIETQGSIGEQWNVSAGFAHTKIRNAAGVLQRTTTPQDTFRLNASWRPGGADSRYWLGGGVTWQSSIWNNSARPVATGGTQSARITQDAFYLLNLGGGYRFNENFSAQVNVNNLLDKKYYNNVGFYNGVYWGEPRNVTMTLRWKL; this comes from the coding sequence ATGTCCAAACCGAACGTTCCCGTTGTTTCCCCATTGGCGCTGGCGCTGGCCATGCTGCTCTGCGCGCCGCTGGCCCATGCCGATGTGCCGGCCGACGCCGATGCGCGCACGCTGGACACGGTGAAGGTGACCGCCGATGGCGAAATCCAGAACAGCTACACGGTGAAGAACACGCGCAGTGCGACCAAGCTGGACCTGTCGCTGCGCGAGACGCCGCAGTCGGTCACGGTCATCACCCGCCAGCGCCTGGACGACATGGGCCTGTTCTCGCTGTCCGATGTGATGGGCCAGGTGACCGGCGTCACTGTGTCGGTCACTGACAGCGAGCGCATCAACTATGTCTCGCGCGGTTACACCATCGAGAACTTCCAGATCGATGGCATGCTCAACACCTTCGGTGGCTCGATCAAGACCAACACCGACAACGTGATCTACGAGCGCATCGAAGTGATCCGTGGCGCCACCGGCCTGACCACCGGCGCCGGCGATCCGTCGGGCACCATCAGCATGGTGCGCAAGCGCCCGACCGATACCGTGCAGATGGGCGCCAACCTGATCCTGGGCCGCTGGGGCAACCAGCGCATGGAAGTCGACCTGGGCGGCCCGATCGCCTGGGACGGCCGCATCCGTGCACGCGTGGTCGCCGCCAAGCAGCAGAGCGATTCGTTCCGCGATGTCTACAAGCTCGACAAGGACGTGTTCTACGGCATCGTGCAGGCCGACCTGACCGACAGCACCCTGTTTGAACTGGGCTACGAATACCAGTCGCCGCGCACCACCGGTGTGACCTGGGGCGTGGTGCCGTACTGGGGCGCCGATGGCAACCCGGCCAACCTGCCGCGCTCGACCAATCTGTCGGCGTCGTGGAGCAGCTGGCCGATGGTGGAAAAGACCACCTTCGCCCGCCTGGAACAGCAGCTGGGCAATGGCTGGTCGCTGAAGGGCAACGTGACCCATGCCGTGCGCGATACCGACGGCAGCGTCTGGTACGGCGCGGCCGGCAATCCGCGCCCGGACGGCACCGGCGTGACCGCCTATGTCTCGCACTTCAACGAACACAGCACCATGGACGTGTTCGACGTGAACGTCGGCGGCCCGTTCCAGCTGTTCGGGCGCGAGCATGAACTGGTGTTCGGCCTGGGCCAGGCGGTGCGCAAGGGCGAATCGGAGGCGACCTCGTTCGATACCAGCGCACCGGGCTACATGCAGGTCGCCGACTGGCGCCACTGGACCGGCGACGTGCCGGTGCTGCCGGTCACCCGCTACGGCCGCCTGGCCTCGGAAAACGAACTGCGCCAGCGCGCCGCCTACGTGGCCGCGCGCCTGCGCCTGGCCGACCCGCTGCTGGCCGTGGTCGGCGCCCGCTACGGCAGCTGGGAAACGCGCCAGTGGGCCTACGGCTACGATGCCAACGGCAACCGCAACCGCACCACCCGCACCGGCTACAAGCCCGATGACACCCTGACCCCGTACGCCGGCCTGGTCTACGACTTCAACGACATCTTCAGCGGCTATGTCAGCTACACCGACATCTTCAAGCCGCAGAACTACCGCGACCGCAACGGCAACTACCTGGAGCCGGTGGTCGGCGACATGTACGAAGCCGGCGTGAAGGCCGAGTTCTTCGGCGGCCTGCTCAATGCCTCGGCCGCAGTGTTTGAAGGCAAGCAGGACAACGTGGCCGAGATCGATGATTCGGTGCCGCTGAACTCGCTGCCCGATGGCGGCCAGGCCTACCGCTCCACTGGCCAGGGCAACAAGGTGAAGGGCTGGGAAATCGAAACCCAGGGCAGCATCGGCGAGCAGTGGAACGTATCGGCGGGCTTCGCCCATACCAAGATCCGCAACGCCGCCGGCGTGCTGCAGCGGACCACCACCCCGCAGGACACCTTCCGCCTCAACGCCAGCTGGCGCCCCGGCGGTGCCGACAGCCGCTACTGGCTGGGCGGTGGCGTGACCTGGCAGAGCAGCATCTGGAACAACAGCGCCCGGCCGGTCGCCACCGGTGGCACCCAGAGCGCACGCATCACCCAGGACGCGTTCTACCTGCTGAACCTGGGCGGTGGCTACCGCTTCAACGAGAACTTCAGTGCGCAGGTGAACGTCAACAACCTGCTGGACAAGAAGTATTACAACAACGTCGGTTTCTACAACGGCGTGTACTGGGGCGAACCGCGCAATGTCACCATGACCCTGCGCTGGAAGCTCTGA
- a CDS encoding DUF4124 domain-containing protein — translation MLVLLPLLLAAGEACAQRVYKCNDGGRTIYQSTPCPAGQDTGVTRPIVRDPKLSWQEAERVDRELRVARRELQANAGRGAAPVTGTVIEAASNAEACDKARTRRELAEWFGSRTPARQLNDDVTRSCASR, via the coding sequence ATGTTGGTTCTGCTGCCGCTGCTGCTGGCGGCCGGTGAGGCGTGCGCGCAGCGCGTGTACAAGTGCAACGACGGTGGCCGCACCATCTACCAGAGCACGCCCTGCCCGGCTGGGCAGGATACCGGGGTGACCCGCCCGATCGTGCGTGATCCGAAACTGAGCTGGCAGGAGGCCGAGCGCGTGGACCGCGAGCTGCGCGTTGCCCGGCGTGAACTGCAGGCCAATGCCGGCCGTGGTGCCGCACCGGTGACCGGCACGGTGATCGAGGCGGCCAGCAATGCCGAAGCCTGCGACAAGGCCCGCACGCGCCGCGAGCTGGCCGAGTGGTTCGGCTCGCGCACGCCCGCGCGCCAGCTCAACGACGACGTCACCCGCAGCTGCGCTTCACGCTGA
- a CDS encoding aldehyde dehydrogenase: MADFPDRSHWQALAGQLTLPSQAFIDGRYVDAASGARFDCISPIDGRVLGQVADCDAHDVDRAVLAARRAFDAGHWSQASPSHRKRVLQALAALVEHHADELALLETLDMGKPVRDARRIDLPGVVRCLAWTAEAVDKLYGGIAPTGPHELGLVSREPAGVVGAIVPWNFPLLMACWKIAPALAMGNSVVLKPSERSPLSALRLAALAAEAGLPDGVLNVLPGHGERVGEPLALHMHVDVLAFTGSTATGARLLQYAGRSNLKRVWLECGGKSPHLVFADAPDLDAAAKGVAQGIFFNQGEVCTAGSRLLVERSIRDDFVHQVLAYARHMQPRHPLEADAPMGALVDAAHVEKVLADIARAEADGARLLLGGQRAPVEAGGCYVQPTVFDQVRPEQALAREEVFGPVLAVLGFDSEAEAVRLANDSRYGLAAGLWTRDLGRAHRVARQLRAGSVWVNGWDGGDMTAPFGGYKQSGNGRDKSLHAFDKYSEIKATWIQL; this comes from the coding sequence ATGGCCGACTTCCCCGACCGCAGCCATTGGCAGGCACTGGCCGGCCAGCTGACCCTGCCATCGCAGGCCTTCATCGATGGCCGCTACGTGGACGCGGCCAGCGGCGCCCGCTTCGACTGCATCAGCCCCATCGATGGGCGCGTGCTGGGCCAGGTGGCCGACTGTGATGCACACGACGTGGACCGTGCGGTACTGGCCGCGCGCCGCGCGTTCGATGCGGGCCACTGGTCGCAGGCCAGTCCCTCCCATCGCAAGCGCGTGCTGCAGGCGCTTGCCGCGCTGGTGGAACACCATGCCGACGAACTGGCCCTGCTGGAAACCCTGGACATGGGCAAGCCGGTGCGCGATGCGCGGCGCATCGACCTGCCTGGCGTGGTGCGCTGCCTGGCCTGGACGGCCGAGGCGGTGGACAAGCTGTACGGCGGGATAGCGCCCACCGGGCCACACGAGCTGGGCCTGGTCAGTCGCGAGCCTGCCGGTGTGGTGGGCGCCATCGTGCCGTGGAATTTTCCGCTGCTGATGGCCTGCTGGAAGATCGCGCCGGCACTGGCGATGGGCAATTCGGTGGTGCTGAAGCCGTCCGAGCGCTCACCGTTGAGCGCGCTGCGGCTGGCCGCGCTGGCCGCCGAAGCGGGGCTGCCGGACGGTGTGCTGAACGTGCTGCCGGGCCATGGCGAACGCGTGGGCGAACCGCTGGCCCTGCACATGCACGTGGACGTGCTGGCGTTCACCGGCTCCACCGCCACCGGCGCCCGGCTGCTGCAGTACGCCGGGCGTTCCAACCTGAAGCGGGTCTGGCTGGAGTGCGGTGGCAAGAGCCCGCACCTGGTGTTCGCCGATGCACCGGATCTGGATGCCGCAGCCAAGGGTGTGGCACAGGGCATCTTCTTCAACCAGGGTGAAGTCTGCACGGCCGGATCGCGCCTGTTGGTGGAGCGCTCGATCCGTGACGATTTCGTGCACCAGGTGCTGGCGTACGCGCGGCACATGCAACCTCGGCACCCGCTGGAAGCGGACGCGCCGATGGGCGCGCTGGTGGATGCGGCGCACGTGGAAAAAGTGTTGGCCGATATCGCCCGCGCCGAGGCCGACGGCGCGCGCCTGCTGTTGGGCGGGCAACGCGCGCCGGTCGAGGCGGGCGGATGCTACGTGCAGCCCACCGTGTTCGACCAGGTGCGGCCGGAACAGGCGCTGGCCCGCGAAGAAGTGTTCGGACCGGTGCTGGCGGTGCTGGGTTTCGACAGTGAAGCCGAGGCCGTTCGCCTGGCCAATGACAGCCGTTATGGACTGGCCGCGGGACTGTGGACGCGCGATCTGGGCCGCGCCCACCGCGTGGCCCGCCAGCTGCGCGCGGGCAGCGTGTGGGTGAACGGCTGGGATGGCGGTGACATGACCGCGCCGTTTGGCGGCTACAAGCAATCGGGAAATGGCCGCGACAAATCGCTGCACGCCTTCGACAAGTACAGCGAGATCAAGGCCACCTGGATCCAGTTGTAG